The genome window GTACGCGTGTCATTGACAATAGCTCGGCGTGGAGAATGACCGAGGGCATTCCGCTGGTTGTTCCAGAAATCAATGGCTCTATTATTTCTGAGGATGATCGCATTATTGCCAATCCCAATTGTTCGACTATCCAGCTTGTTATGGTGTTGAACCCCCTCCATGAGCGTTATGGAATCACACGTGTAATTGTGAGTACGTATCAAAGTATTACGGGTACAGGTGTGAAAGCTGTAGAACAACTACAAAATGAGCGTGAGGGCAAGACAGGTCCAATGGCTTACCCTTATCCCATTGACAAAAACTGTTTGCCACAATGTGATGTCTTTACGGACAATGGTTACACTAAGGAAGAGATGAAACTCACCCGTGAAACCGTGAAAATTCTTGACGATGATTCTGTATTGGTGTCTGCAACCGCTGTCCGTGTACCCGTTCAGGGTGGTCATTCCGAGAGTGTGAATATTGAGTTCGCTGAGGTGCCAAGCGTCCCAGAAATCAGAACTATATTAAATGCCACTCCGGGCATAACCCTACAAGATAATCCGGATATCAACCTTTATCCTATGCCTCGTTTTGCAGAAGGCAAGGACGATACTTTTGTTGGAAGGATTCGTGTGGATTATTCCAATCCAAGAGCGGTGAACTGCTGGATCGTAGCTGACAACCTTCGAAAAGGGGCCGCTACCAATGCGGTTCAAATTGCAGAGTACATCTTGGCGCAGGGATGGTAGTTTGGGGGTGAGTGTTGTAGGTTCATAGTTCTGTGTCTGGGGGAATTCGAAGTTCGTTCGGAGGACTGACATCATGCACTGAACATTACGTGCAGCCAACAGTTCGATGTTTGAATCATTAAGTTGTAAAGCAGGGCGGGCGTATGCTGCAATTGTAAAGTGACATCCGCACTATCCATCTAGTGCATAGTACGTTGTGCATGCCACTCGCCGCCGCAAACTTCTTCCCGTCGTGAAAGGAACCTTTTTCCCGTTCGTCTCGTTAATAGATTAAGAATAGACGACTATGAAATTGAATTCCGTTGTATTTTCACTTACCGCACTGCTGTCCATGGCCTGTGGAAATTCTAGTTCACACACGTCAGGTACACCAGTTGCAACAACATTGAACACTGAAATGAGTCAGGAAACACAAACCGCCATCTTTGCCTCTGGATGTTTTTGGGGCACGGAGTATTTTTTAAAGAGACAAGAAGGAGTAATTTCAACTACCGTAGGCTATACCGGAGGTCATGTTGATAATCCTACGTACAAACAGGTGTGTACCAAGGAGACTGGGCATTACGAAGCGGTGATGGTAGAGTTCGATCCATCTATTGTGAGCTATGAACAACTGACTAAGTGGTTCTTTGAAACCCATGACCCCACTCAAGCGAATGGTCAGGGACCAGATATTGGTCCTCAGTACCGCTCTGCCATCTTTGTTGCCGATGATAATCAGCGGAGAATTGCCAACGACCTTATTGGCATTCTCGAAGCCAAGGGAATGGACATTGCCACGGAAGTGAAAGATGCCGTTACATTCTGGCCCGCTGAATTGTATCACCAAGACTACTACGACAATAAGGGGGGTACTCCATATTGCCACGCGTATAGGAAGTTGTTTTAGAAGGAGGGTAGGTGCGAAGTACTGGAACTTCGTACCCGAATTCTTACCTTGCCCTTCCATTAAGAATATACCATTATGGCAATCAGAGCACCTTTCAATTTCAATAAGTGGCTAGAGGAGAACCGAGATAAGCTCGTTCCACCTGTGGGCAACAAGAACTTATATCCAGAAGGGGAGGATTACATTGTTATGGTGGTGGCTGGGCCAAATGCCCGTAAGGATTATCACTACAATGAAACCGAGGAGTGGTTTTTCCAATTGGAAGGAGAGATCACCGTTCGCATTCAAGAGGAAGGAAAAGCTCGTGATATCGATTTAGGTCCGGGCGACATGTTCCTATGTCCTGCCGGGATTCCGCACAGCCCAATGCGAAAGGAAGGTAGTATTGGGTTGGTGGTAGAGCGCGTTAGAAAGGGAACAGATTACAAAGATGGATTGCTTTGGTTCTGTGATAAGTGTAACCACAAATTACATGAAACATACTTCCCATTGGTAGATATCGAAACGGACTTCTTACCTCGATTTAAGGAGTACTATTCTTCAGAAGAGTTGCGCACTTGTGACAACTGTGGTCACACCATGGAAACCGATCCGCGCTTCGTTTAGGCCCAATGGTCTTCTTTCAATTCAGAATTTTGAGCTAGCCAATTGAGCACTTCTTCCCTGTCCGTGGTAAATGTGAAATCGTCGTATGCGCCATGGCGAATTGTGATCTTGTGGACATATGATCCCCAAAAGAGCTGAGACCACTTCGACGTGTTCTCAATCGTATACCATCGAGCTTCTTTGGAAGCTATGCATATTTCTTTTTCTAAGAAGGTCTTGAAGCACAGTTCGTCCTGACGAATAGTGAACTTGGCAAAAACGTTTTGAAGTGGCTGGATGGTGGCCAGTATCGAGAATATCAAAACGGTTGCCCAAGACATGTCTTGATCTTTCCAAATGAGGTTTGTAAGGCTTGTCAGTGCTCCCAAAATAGCCACCGTTAGAGGAAAGACGAGTAGGGAAGAAAGTCGAACTGTATTGCGAATGACTACGGTAGAGACTGCGTTGGTTTCGCTCATTTTACTGTTCAATTACTCTTGTACTATACACATCTTGACGGTCGCCAACGGCTCGGAAGACATACATACCGGCTGGCAGGTCTAAATTCAATTCTACACGGTCTGTGTCGGTGTACGAAGCTCTGTAGAGAAGTCGGCCATCCACCGCGTGTATTTCGAAATCTAATTGATTGTATTCCCTTGGGAAAGTAAGAGAATATATACCATTCCCTGGATTAGGGAATACGTTGAGTTGCGCGATTCCCTGTTCTCTCAAAGAAACGTCTTGGAGTACAATACACGCGGAGGTATCGGAACAATTTCCTTTGTTGATAATCACGGCGTAGGTTCCATCTTGAGTGGGGGTGAAGTTTCTATTGATTGCCCCAGGAATGATGTTTTTGTTGACGCAGTTCATCCATTGATAGGAAGAGGCGTTGGCTTCGCCGCTGGTAAGTGTTGAATTAGAAACGGCGATTGTTTCGTCGATTTCCGTGATTTCAACACGAATTGAAACTACGCTGTCGCAACCGTTAGCGAGGGGATAAAGGAAAGATGCGGTGTCACAAGTGGTGGTGTATTTTGTTCCCATCAACCAAAGTGGACCACAAGATTGCATGGTGTCTCTTCCCGTTTTTCCATCAGCACAAAAGAGTCGCGCTTCTCCAGTTTGAGGGCCATTTTGATTGGAGTTGATAGAAGATGCAAAGAGTCTCTGTCCTGTTGAATCGAGCGCCAATCGGTGTCCAAATTTATCGAGAAAATCATGTCCTTTTACAGGAGTGTGAACGAGCGACCATGTTCCGTTACTCACTTCTTCATAGATGTACACGCCACCTTGTGAAGATTGGTTGAAAGTTGCGTGAACGTCTGAAGATGCGAGACGATTTCCATCGCGAGAAAGGGAGATGTATGAGCCGAAGGCCACCGATCCAGTAGGTGGGTTGAGGGTTCCGTTGAGGCTCCAAGAAGTACCATTCCAGTCATAGGTTTTAACCCGACGTTGAACCGAGGCGCTGGTGTTTAATCGTTCAAAAGATGTAAATGATATTCTATCCCCTGTTATGTCTATGTCTGCCGAATGGCCAAGAGATGTTTGCAATTGAAGCCCTGTAAAAGCCCCACCTTTTGTTTGCCAAGCGCCGGCCACATATTCGTAGACTTCTACTTCGCCAACAACAGATCCTCCTACCTCTAAAAGAGGGGTGGTAACGATGAATTCTGTTCCATCGCCACTGATCTTGAGCGACTCGCCAAATTTGGCATTGGATGCATTTCCGTGAATAGGACTTCCTTTTTGAACATATCCAGCTCCCAAGTTCTCGTAAACCTTCACATCTCCTGCATAGAGCGTGTTGCCATTCGGCGAGTACTCAGAAGAAATGACAATCACGGATCCGTCTTGGTTCAAGTCAATTCTCCATCCAAACTGGTCGTTCATGTTGGTGCCGTAAAGCGTGCCAATATTTTGCCATTCCATTCCTGTAAAGGCAAAAATCACCACCATGCCTCTATCTACACCTAAATCGTCGTTACCGGGTTCACCAATTGCGATGACATTCCCATCACCAGAGATGGCCACGGACGTTCCCGCTCTTACTCCTGGGCTCGATCCTTCGTACTTGGTGTGTAGAGGTTGCCATCTATTTCGATTTGGATTCCATTCTAGAATTCGAACCTCACCTGAATTGTACCAACCGTTGATGTTTGCCGCATGAGCGCCAATAATGCAACGCTGTCCGTCATTGGAAAGATCTATGGCGTGTCCGAGTTCATCTTGCCCGTCTTTGCCTATCAGAGCTTGTCCAATTTGCGTCCAATCCTGCGCTTGTGCAGTAGGAGTGAGGCCGAGTAAAAGGAGGAAAAGTGGTAGTAGTCTTGTAATCATACAGAGCGATCGAACAGGGAAGGTATTAATTTTCCAAGGATTTTCCGATACGTTCATTCGTATCGCTGACCACAATGTATGTAGCTACGCTTATAATGTCCTCAACAGGAATGCAGTTGTAATGTCTAGA of Phaeocystidibacter marisrubri contains these proteins:
- a CDS encoding aspartate-semialdehyde dehydrogenase, with amino-acid sequence MRVAVVGATGMVGEVMLKVLEERNFPVTELIPAASVRSVGKKVMFKGKEVSVVSLPDAVAAKPDIALFSAGGDVSTAWAPKFAEVGTRVIDNSSAWRMTEGIPLVVPEINGSIISEDDRIIANPNCSTIQLVMVLNPLHERYGITRVIVSTYQSITGTGVKAVEQLQNEREGKTGPMAYPYPIDKNCLPQCDVFTDNGYTKEEMKLTRETVKILDDDSVLVSATAVRVPVQGGHSESVNIEFAEVPSVPEIRTILNATPGITLQDNPDINLYPMPRFAEGKDDTFVGRIRVDYSNPRAVNCWIVADNLRKGAATNAVQIAEYILAQGW
- the msrA gene encoding peptide-methionine (S)-S-oxide reductase MsrA; the encoded protein is MKLNSVVFSLTALLSMACGNSSSHTSGTPVATTLNTEMSQETQTAIFASGCFWGTEYFLKRQEGVISTTVGYTGGHVDNPTYKQVCTKETGHYEAVMVEFDPSIVSYEQLTKWFFETHDPTQANGQGPDIGPQYRSAIFVADDNQRRIANDLIGILEAKGMDIATEVKDAVTFWPAELYHQDYYDNKGGTPYCHAYRKLF
- a CDS encoding 3-hydroxyanthranilate 3,4-dioxygenase, which encodes MAIRAPFNFNKWLEENRDKLVPPVGNKNLYPEGEDYIVMVVAGPNARKDYHYNETEEWFFQLEGEITVRIQEEGKARDIDLGPGDMFLCPAGIPHSPMRKEGSIGLVVERVRKGTDYKDGLLWFCDKCNHKLHETYFPLVDIETDFLPRFKEYYSSEELRTCDNCGHTMETDPRFV
- a CDS encoding T9SS type A sorting domain-containing protein — encoded protein: MITRLLPLFLLLLGLTPTAQAQDWTQIGQALIGKDGQDELGHAIDLSNDGQRCIIGAHAANINGWYNSGEVRILEWNPNRNRWQPLHTKYEGSSPGVRAGTSVAISGDGNVIAIGEPGNDDLGVDRGMVVIFAFTGMEWQNIGTLYGTNMNDQFGWRIDLNQDGSVIVISSEYSPNGNTLYAGDVKVYENLGAGYVQKGSPIHGNASNAKFGESLKISGDGTEFIVTTPLLEVGGSVVGEVEVYEYVAGAWQTKGGAFTGLQLQTSLGHSADIDITGDRISFTSFERLNTSASVQRRVKTYDWNGTSWSLNGTLNPPTGSVAFGSYISLSRDGNRLASSDVHATFNQSSQGGVYIYEEVSNGTWSLVHTPVKGHDFLDKFGHRLALDSTGQRLFASSINSNQNGPQTGEARLFCADGKTGRDTMQSCGPLWLMGTKYTTTCDTASFLYPLANGCDSVVSIRVEITEIDETIAVSNSTLTSGEANASSYQWMNCVNKNIIPGAINRNFTPTQDGTYAVIINKGNCSDTSACIVLQDVSLREQGIAQLNVFPNPGNGIYSLTFPREYNQLDFEIHAVDGRLLYRASYTDTDRVELNLDLPAGMYVFRAVGDRQDVYSTRVIEQ